A region from the Cryptosporangium arvum DSM 44712 genome encodes:
- a CDS encoding SulP family inorganic anion transporter, which produces MPMPEKLTTLFRHDLPASLVVFLVAVPLSLGIAAASDAPIMAGLIAAAVGGIVAGLLGGAPLQVSGPAAGLTVIVAELVAQFGWATTCAITVIAGLVQIVLGLSRVARSAMALSPAVVHGMLAGIGLTIALGQLHVVLGADSPGNGWDNLIELPGQLLTPHGPATSVGLLAIGVMVGWRWMPAAVRRVPAPLAAVGCATVLSMVLALPVDRVDLPGDLFAGHVLPAFPDGKWAAFVVGVLTVALVASVESLLSAMAVDGMHRGPRASLNRELVGQGVANTLSGGLGGLPVTGVIVRSTANVTAGARTRASTVLHGVWVVVITLFLTAAIEEVPLAALAGLLVVIGVRLVDLRHVRAVRRHGDLSVYVVTAGGVVFLNLLEGVLAGLALAVALTLRRVLWAGIHAESADGGHRVVVEGTLSFLAVPRLSRVLGSIPEGSDVVVELVVDFLDHAAYDHLSLWIDRHRAGGGTVVVEEVGQPALDGDPGARSRTGPTATLPRWFSPWGEWQAGEPGDRLLVGAREYQRRARPLVQPFLAELSDHQAPTALFITCADARVVPNLITTSGPGDLFTVRNVGNLVPPYSAGGEPSDPDVSVAAAVEYAVDVLRVPTIVVCGHSGCGAMNALRSGGDRGRGALASWLRTARASRARCERDERAGTLDRHLEPLDRLVQANVRQQLDHLATHPSVARALDEGRVRLIGMFFDIGPAEVYVDLDGRFSPVEDVTALTTPA; this is translated from the coding sequence ATGCCCATGCCCGAAAAACTCACCACCCTCTTCCGGCACGACCTGCCGGCCTCGCTCGTGGTCTTCCTGGTCGCGGTGCCGCTCTCACTCGGTATCGCCGCCGCATCCGACGCCCCGATCATGGCCGGCTTGATCGCCGCCGCCGTCGGAGGCATCGTCGCCGGCCTGCTGGGCGGAGCACCGCTGCAGGTCAGCGGCCCGGCCGCCGGTCTGACGGTGATCGTCGCCGAACTGGTCGCCCAGTTCGGCTGGGCCACCACCTGCGCGATCACCGTGATCGCCGGCCTGGTGCAGATCGTGCTCGGCCTGAGCCGCGTCGCCCGCAGCGCGATGGCTCTCTCCCCCGCCGTCGTGCACGGCATGCTCGCCGGCATCGGGCTGACGATCGCCCTCGGCCAGCTGCACGTGGTGCTCGGCGCCGACAGCCCCGGCAACGGCTGGGACAACCTGATCGAACTGCCCGGCCAGCTCCTGACGCCGCACGGCCCGGCGACCTCGGTCGGGCTTCTCGCGATCGGTGTCATGGTCGGCTGGCGCTGGATGCCGGCCGCGGTCCGACGCGTCCCGGCCCCCCTGGCCGCCGTCGGCTGCGCGACCGTGCTCTCGATGGTCCTCGCGCTGCCCGTCGACCGGGTCGACCTGCCCGGCGACCTGTTCGCCGGGCACGTGCTGCCCGCCTTCCCGGACGGCAAGTGGGCCGCGTTCGTCGTCGGCGTCCTCACCGTCGCCCTGGTCGCGAGCGTCGAGAGCCTGCTCTCGGCCATGGCCGTCGACGGCATGCACCGCGGGCCCCGCGCGTCGCTCAACCGCGAACTGGTGGGTCAGGGCGTCGCCAACACGCTCTCCGGTGGGCTCGGCGGCCTGCCGGTGACCGGTGTCATCGTCCGCAGCACGGCGAACGTGACCGCCGGGGCCCGGACCCGGGCCTCCACGGTGCTGCACGGCGTCTGGGTCGTCGTCATCACGCTGTTCCTCACCGCGGCGATCGAAGAGGTGCCGCTGGCCGCGCTGGCCGGGCTGCTCGTCGTCATCGGCGTCCGGCTCGTCGACCTGCGTCACGTCCGCGCGGTGCGCCGGCACGGCGACCTCTCCGTGTACGTGGTGACCGCGGGCGGAGTCGTGTTCCTCAACCTGCTCGAGGGGGTGCTGGCCGGGCTGGCCCTGGCCGTGGCGCTCACGCTGCGTCGCGTGTTGTGGGCCGGCATCCACGCCGAGAGCGCCGACGGAGGGCACCGGGTCGTCGTGGAGGGCACGCTGAGCTTCCTGGCCGTGCCGCGCCTGTCCCGCGTGCTCGGCTCGATCCCGGAGGGCAGCGACGTCGTCGTCGAACTCGTCGTCGACTTCCTCGACCACGCGGCCTACGACCACCTGAGCCTGTGGATCGACCGGCACCGGGCCGGCGGCGGGACGGTCGTCGTGGAGGAGGTGGGGCAGCCCGCGCTCGACGGCGACCCGGGGGCCCGCAGCCGCACCGGTCCGACGGCCACGCTGCCGCGGTGGTTCTCACCCTGGGGCGAGTGGCAGGCCGGTGAGCCGGGCGACCGGCTGCTCGTCGGCGCGCGCGAGTACCAGCGCCGGGCCCGGCCGCTGGTCCAGCCGTTCCTCGCCGAGCTCTCCGACCACCAGGCGCCGACCGCGCTGTTCATCACCTGCGCCGACGCCAGGGTGGTGCCGAACCTCATCACGACGAGCGGCCCGGGCGACCTGTTCACGGTCCGCAACGTCGGCAACCTCGTGCCGCCGTACTCGGCCGGCGGCGAACCGTCGGACCCGGACGTGTCGGTGGCCGCCGCGGTGGAGTACGCGGTCGACGTCCTGCGCGTCCCGACGATCGTCGTCTGCGGCCACTCCGGCTGCGGCGCGATGAACGCCCTGCGCAGCGGCGGGGACCGGGGACGGGGCGCGCTGGCCTCCTGGCTGCGTACCGCGCGGGCCAGCCGGGCGCGCTGCGAACGTGACGAGCGCGCGGGAACGCTCGACCGGCACCTCGAGCCGCTCGACCGGCTGGTGCAGGCCAACGTGCGCCAGCAACTGGACCACCTCGCGACGCACCCGTCGGTGGCCCGGGCCCTGGACGAGGGGCGCGTACGGCTGATCGGCATGTTCTTCGACATCGGCCCGGCCGAGGTCTACGTCGACCTGGACGGCCGCTTCTCCCCGGTCGAGGACGTCACCGCGCTCACCACCCCGGCCTGA
- a CDS encoding MBL fold metallo-hydrolase — MSYSGHVDPQGTPATREAGPLTITKVSVGPMDNNAYFLRDSATGETLLIDAANDADTLLRVLGDAELATIVTTHRHGDHWQALAEVAKDTNARLVAHPADAEALPVVATDLVGHGDTVTVGGVPLEVIHLVGHTPGAIALLYREPGGRPHLFTGDSLFPGGPGKTNSPEDFRSLMNHLESRVFAQLPDDTWVYPGHGDDTTLGQERPHLDEWRERGW, encoded by the coding sequence ATGAGCTACAGCGGACACGTGGATCCCCAGGGAACGCCGGCCACCCGCGAGGCGGGTCCGCTGACGATCACCAAGGTGTCGGTCGGCCCGATGGACAACAACGCGTACTTCCTGCGTGATTCCGCCACTGGCGAGACGCTGCTCATCGACGCGGCCAACGACGCCGACACCCTACTTCGCGTTCTCGGCGACGCCGAGTTGGCGACGATCGTCACCACCCACCGTCACGGTGACCACTGGCAGGCCCTGGCCGAGGTGGCCAAGGACACCAACGCCCGGCTGGTGGCCCACCCCGCCGACGCCGAGGCACTGCCGGTCGTCGCCACCGACCTGGTCGGTCACGGCGACACCGTCACCGTGGGCGGCGTTCCGCTCGAGGTCATCCACCTGGTCGGTCACACCCCCGGCGCGATCGCGCTGCTCTACCGCGAGCCCGGCGGACGTCCCCACCTGTTCACCGGTGACTCGCTGTTCCCCGGCGGCCCGGGCAAGACGAACTCGCCGGAGGACTTCCGGTCGCTGATGAACCACCTGGAGAGCCGCGTCTTCGCCCAGCTGCCCGACGACACCTGGGTCTACCCGGGCCACGGCGACGACACGACACTCGGCCAGGAGCGCCCCCACCTGGACGAATGGCGCGAACGGGGCTGGTAG
- the uvrA gene encoding excinuclease ABC subunit UvrA, with protein MADRLLVRGAREHNLRDVNLDLPRDALIVFTGLSGSGKSSLAFDTIFAEGQRRYVESLSAYARQFLGQMDKPDVDFIEGLSPAVSIDQKSTNRNPRSTVGTITEVYDYLRLLFARAGVPHCPVCDEQISRQTPQQIVDRVLAMPEGARFQVLAPVIRGRKGEYLDLFAELQAKGYARVRVDGVVQPLTEFTEGNTKLKKQEKHTIEVVVDRLAVKESAQRRLTDSVETALGLAGGIVVLDFVDLPEDSADRERKFSENFACPNDHPLAIEDLEPRTFSFNAPYGACPECSGIGTRKEVDPELVVPDPERTLGEGAIQPWSTGHNLEYFLRLLSGLGDALGFDLDTPWEKLTAKQKRAVLHGHDTQVHVQYTNRYGRKRSYYASFEGVMPFLERRHAETESEWSKDRYEGYMRDVPCPVCRGTRLKPEVLAVRLSGKNIAQVSSLAIDECAAFLADLQLDNRQRMIAGQVLKEINERLRFLLDVGLDYLSLDRPAGTLSGGEAQRIRLATQIGSGLVGVLYVLDEPSIGLHQRDNRRLIETLLRLKKLGNTLIVVEHDEDTIAAADWVVDIGPGAGEHGGHVVVSGTVQDLLTSKDSLTGAYLSGRQNIPVPAVRRPVDPKRRMLVKGAREHNLRGLDVAFPLGTLTAVTGVSGSGKSTLVNDILYSVLANTLNGARLVPGRHQRINGLDLVDKVVGVDQSPIGRTPRSNPATYTGVFDRIRKLFAETTEAKVRGYGPGRFSFNVKGGRCEACTGDGTIKIEMNFLPDVYVPCEVCKGARYNRETLEVHYKGKSIAEVLEMPIEEAAEFFAPITAIKRYLSTLVDVGLGYVRLGQPAPTLSGGEAQRVKLATELQKRSTGRTVYVLDEPTTGLHFEDIRKLLGVLERLVDQGNTVIVIEHNLDVIKTADWIIDMGPEGGNKGGTVVAEGTPEQVVEVEASHTGRFLEPLLRGEGAGAAALRASVAAQRPKRARKPATVG; from the coding sequence GTGGCCGACCGGCTCCTCGTGCGTGGAGCACGCGAGCACAACCTGCGGGACGTCAACCTCGATCTTCCCCGGGATGCCCTCATCGTCTTCACCGGCTTGTCCGGTTCGGGCAAGTCGAGCCTCGCGTTCGACACGATCTTCGCCGAGGGCCAGCGTCGTTACGTGGAGTCGCTTTCCGCCTACGCGCGGCAGTTCCTGGGCCAGATGGACAAGCCCGACGTCGACTTCATCGAGGGTCTGTCCCCGGCGGTCTCGATCGACCAGAAGTCCACGAACCGCAACCCGCGCTCCACCGTCGGCACGATCACCGAGGTCTACGACTACCTCCGCCTGCTGTTCGCCCGCGCCGGGGTGCCGCACTGCCCGGTCTGCGACGAGCAGATCAGCCGGCAGACGCCGCAGCAGATCGTCGACCGGGTGCTGGCGATGCCCGAGGGCGCGCGCTTCCAGGTGCTCGCGCCGGTGATCCGCGGTCGCAAGGGTGAGTACCTCGATCTGTTCGCCGAGCTGCAGGCCAAGGGGTACGCCCGGGTCCGGGTCGACGGCGTCGTGCAGCCGCTCACCGAGTTCACCGAGGGCAACACCAAGCTGAAGAAGCAGGAGAAGCACACCATCGAGGTGGTCGTCGACCGGCTCGCGGTGAAGGAGAGCGCCCAGCGCCGCCTCACCGACTCGGTGGAGACCGCGCTCGGGCTGGCCGGCGGCATCGTCGTGCTCGACTTCGTCGACCTGCCGGAGGACTCGGCCGACCGGGAGCGGAAGTTCTCCGAGAACTTCGCCTGCCCGAACGACCACCCGCTGGCCATCGAGGATCTCGAGCCGCGCACGTTCTCGTTCAACGCGCCGTACGGTGCCTGCCCCGAGTGCAGCGGAATCGGCACCCGCAAGGAGGTCGACCCGGAGCTGGTCGTCCCCGATCCGGAGCGCACGCTCGGCGAGGGCGCGATCCAGCCGTGGTCGACCGGCCACAACCTGGAGTACTTCCTCCGCCTGCTCTCCGGCCTCGGCGACGCGCTGGGCTTCGACCTGGACACGCCGTGGGAGAAGCTCACCGCCAAGCAGAAGCGGGCGGTGCTGCACGGGCACGACACCCAGGTGCACGTCCAGTACACCAACCGGTACGGGCGCAAGCGCTCGTACTACGCCAGCTTCGAGGGCGTCATGCCGTTCCTCGAGCGCCGCCACGCCGAGACCGAGTCCGAGTGGAGCAAGGACCGGTACGAGGGCTACATGCGTGACGTCCCGTGCCCGGTCTGCCGGGGCACGCGGCTCAAGCCCGAGGTGCTGGCCGTCCGGCTGTCGGGCAAGAACATCGCCCAGGTGTCGTCGCTGGCCATCGACGAGTGCGCGGCGTTCCTGGCCGACCTGCAGCTCGACAACCGGCAGCGGATGATCGCCGGTCAGGTGCTCAAGGAGATCAACGAGCGCCTGCGCTTCCTGCTCGACGTCGGGCTCGACTACCTCTCGCTCGACCGGCCGGCGGGCACGCTCTCCGGTGGCGAAGCCCAGCGCATCCGGCTCGCCACCCAGATCGGGTCCGGGCTGGTCGGCGTGCTGTACGTGCTCGACGAGCCGTCGATCGGGCTGCACCAGCGTGACAACCGGCGGCTGATCGAGACGCTGCTGCGCCTGAAGAAGCTCGGCAACACGCTGATCGTCGTCGAGCACGACGAGGACACGATCGCGGCCGCCGACTGGGTGGTCGACATCGGCCCCGGCGCCGGTGAGCACGGTGGCCACGTCGTCGTCTCCGGCACCGTGCAGGATCTGCTGACCAGCAAGGATTCGCTGACCGGGGCGTACCTGTCCGGGCGGCAGAACATCCCGGTGCCGGCCGTGCGCCGCCCGGTCGACCCGAAGCGCCGGATGCTGGTGAAGGGCGCGCGCGAGCACAACCTGCGCGGGCTCGACGTCGCGTTCCCGCTCGGCACGCTCACCGCGGTCACCGGGGTCTCGGGGTCGGGCAAGTCGACGCTCGTCAACGACATCCTCTACTCGGTGCTGGCCAACACGCTCAACGGCGCGCGGCTGGTGCCGGGGCGCCACCAGCGGATCAACGGGCTCGACCTGGTCGACAAGGTCGTCGGCGTCGACCAGTCGCCGATCGGGCGCACGCCGCGGTCGAACCCGGCCACCTACACCGGGGTCTTCGACCGCATCCGCAAGCTGTTCGCCGAGACCACCGAGGCGAAGGTGCGCGGCTACGGCCCCGGCCGGTTCTCGTTCAACGTCAAGGGCGGGCGCTGCGAGGCGTGCACCGGTGACGGCACGATCAAGATCGAGATGAACTTCCTGCCCGACGTCTACGTCCCGTGCGAGGTGTGCAAGGGCGCCCGGTACAACCGGGAGACGCTCGAGGTGCACTACAAGGGCAAGTCGATCGCCGAGGTCCTCGAGATGCCGATCGAGGAGGCCGCGGAGTTCTTCGCCCCGATCACCGCGATCAAGCGGTACCTGTCGACGCTCGTCGACGTCGGTCTCGGGTACGTGCGGCTCGGTCAGCCGGCGCCGACGCTCTCCGGCGGCGAGGCGCAGCGCGTGAAGCTCGCCACCGAGCTGCAGAAGCGGTCCACCGGCCGCACGGTGTACGTGCTCGACGAGCCCACCACCGGGCTGCACTTCGAGGACATCCGCAAGCTGCTCGGCGTGCTGGAGCGCCTGGTCGACCAGGGCAACACGGTGATCGTGATCGAGCACAACCTCGACGTGATCAAGACCGCCGACTGGATCATCGACATGGGTCCGGAGGGCGGCAACAAGGGCGGCACGGTGGTCGCCGAGGGCACGCCCGAGCAGGTGGTCGAGGTCGAGGCCAGCCACACCGGCCGGTTCCTCGAGCCGCTGCTGCGTGGCGAGGGTGCCGGGGCCGCGGCCCTGCGCGCCAGCGTCGCCGCTCAGCGCCCCAAGCGTGCCCGCAAGCCCGCCACCGTGGGCTGA